One window of Aspergillus oryzae RIB40 DNA, chromosome 3 genomic DNA carries:
- a CDS encoding uncharacterized protein (predicted protein) — protein MFRFVEYASVENSSEDRQLQPSLPASNITFVNENDADIESNSPSNNMPHGRNDYQQSSQHSPSQMSNSVPTSCPVGSGSPLSPLKSEYEASLFKYFMTSLSPWFDYCDPSRHFYTYIASSASSNPILLYAVLTVAARHQRSHSERERLLADEYQQYCLESLISALDNSEKTLDESLFASAVILRLSEEMTEPSPREIVDSHTLSAHILVRIKEGNIYTSSFTDAALIVVLRQEIFVANLTQRPVGSFTDHCNIDTSLGPTSEAMWTYRIIAHAAKITDFVYGDVMFRTKDRWKDLMRYVQDWEDSRPNAFTPIYSEAENPPSSCFPKIWYCNDCHVAARLYSELCRILLLASDPDASALRIGRFRRMQDNDDKIRECVRVICGVALTNPEFHTTRSTAGLAIGLCGELFHDPRETKVLLELLSAAEFHLGWPCLKLKEDLRRFWGLPVVES, from the exons ATGTTCCGCTTTGTTGAGTACGCCTCTGTAGAGAACAGTTCCGAGGACCGTCAACTCCAGCCCAGTCTTCCGGCAAGCAACATTACGTTTGTTAATGAGAATGATGCGGATATTGAGAGCAATAGTCCATCAAACAACATGCCACATGGCCGTAACGACTATCAGCAGTCGTCTCAACATTCTCCTTCACAGATGTCCAATTCTGTACCGACATCATGCCCCGTCGGATCTGGATCTCCCCTGTCGCCGTTAAAAAGCGAATACGAAGCGTCTCTTTTCAAATATTTTATGACGTCTCTCTCTCCTTGG TTTGACTACTGCGACCCGAGTCGGCATTTTTATACATACATCGCCAGCTCTGCGTCTAGTAATCCTATCCTCTTGTACGCTGTTCTGACGGTAGCTGCGAGACATCAGCGCTCGCATTCAGAACGCGAGCGATTACTTGCAGATGAATACCAACAATACTGTCTTGAGTCATTGATATCAGCCCTTGATAACTCAGAAAAGACACTAGACGAGTCTCTTTTTGCATCAGCAGTAATTCTTCGCCTCTCTGAAGAAATGACAG AGCCTTCTCCCAGGGAGATTGTAGACTCCCATACACTATCTGCCCATATCCTTGTTCGAattaaagaaggaaacatCTACACATCAAGCTTCACCGATGCGGCCTTAATCGTAGTCTTACGACAAGAAATCTTCGTCGCCAACCTGACACAACGACCAGTAGGGTCTTTCACTGACCACTGCAACATTGACACATCACTGGGTCCAACTTCTGAAGCAATGTGGACGTACCGAATCATCGCCCACGCGGCGAAGATAACCGACTTTGTGTATGGCGATGTCATGTTCAGGACTAAAGATCGCTGGAAGGATCTGATGCGGTATGTCCAGGACTGGGAAGACAGCAGGCCGAATGCCTTCACGCCGATTTATAGCGAAGCAGAGAATCCACCGTCTAGTTGCTTCCCTAAGATATGGTATTGTAACGACTGCCACGTCGCGGCCCGTTTGTATTCGGAACTATGTCGCATTCTCCTCTTGGCATCTGATCCAGATGCCTCAGCACTTCGAATTGGGCGATTCCGTCGCATGCAAGATAACGATGACAAGATACGGGAGTGCGTTCGAGTCATATGCGGGGTTGCTTTAACAAATCCTGAGTTCCATACTACCCGATCTACTGCCGGCTTGGCTATTGGTTTATGCGGTGAACTATTCCATGATCCGAGGGAAACGAAGGTCCTCTTGGAATTGTTATCGGCTGCAGAATTTCACCTCGGGTGGCCTTGtttgaagttgaaggaagatTTGCGGAGGTTTTGGGGGCTTCCCGTGGTTGAATCCTAG
- a CDS encoding alpha/beta hydrolase (predicted protein), which yields MLEADLCWPLWEESSVEGAFKLDAPEGNIGQAVITKVERPFLLGYRPAKPNGRGVLILGGGGYVQLMVGREGIAAAKWLTSLGFHAFVLVHRFPTADTGAEAPLNDARRAFKLMSESGLIPQGQGICGLSSGGHLGAALMAQYPETWTSPDLDVPQAQFAIIGYGPISTNAAGRTIVANKPPLPPLEKQALYDELQPDVQLNAPAPPTFIVYSNNDPVVPVVNAYRLAEGITKSGGSVELHVFADAPHGLAFDTENLPVSNWPLMCEAWLRQHSWIE from the coding sequence ATGCTCGAAGCGGACCTATGCTGGCCTCTATGGGAGGAGAGCTCAGTGGAAGGAGCCTTCAAACTCGACGCACCGGAAGGCAATATAGGCCAGGCAGTTATCACTAAAGTCGAGcgtccttttctccttggtTACCGTCCAGCCAAACCCAATGGACGGGGAGTGTTGATTCTAGGAGGCGGCGGCTACGTTCAGCTCATGGTTGGTCGGGAAGGCATCGCGGCAGCGAAATGGCTAACCAGCCTTGGATTCCATGCCTTTGTTCTGGTCCACCGATTTCCAACCGCAGATACAGGTGCTGAGGCGCCTTTAAACGATGCCAGACGCGCGTTCAAATTAATGTCGGAATCCGGGCTCATACCGCAGGGACAGGGCATCTGCGGCCTCTCTTCGGGTGGTCATCTCGGAGCTGCGCTTATGGCTCAATATCCTGAAACATGGACATCGCCTGATCTAGATGTTCCTCAAGCTCAATTTGCCATTATCGGATATGGACCAATCTCGACAAATGCGGCTGGACGTACTATCGTTGCGAATAAGCCGCCTCTTCCGCCTCTGGAGAAGCAAGCTCTCTACGATGAATTACAGCCAGATGTCCAGCTAAATGCTCCCGCTCCACCTACTTTTATTGTTTATTCTAATAATGACCCCGTTGTCCCTGTTGTCAATGCCTATCGTCTTGCCGAGGGCATAACTAAGAGTGGCGGCTCTGTTGAGCTTCATGTCTTCGCGGATGCGCCTCATGGCTTGGCATTCGATACGGAGAATTTACCTGTTTCTAACTGGCCGTTGATGTGTGAAGCATGGCTCAGACAACATAGTTGGATAGAATAG
- a CDS encoding bZIP transcription factor (predicted protein): MQASKPKSVGSIDKKRARDRRAQQKLRADRLNHTHSLEAEIVLLEQQCKAYEKEIQELRTENEALQSAQQRIREVVCTSELDNNETLANCDGRPPKSAKVRSAIPHVCLHHTAQYPTVSGHPSGFFGYPQNESAPPIGSKVQSSNGTPLSPAKFTGLNPVCDLDLSLWSRLPLNFAQEPHISENLYSCFNRPDLVQASPDEPSPVELLYGSSQNFLADRIHKATRFWPICDPERLASGLLTYNMIKWLTRPSQESFGRLLGFQRPINDQLQRPHPRCIDFVMWPVLRANLVKTFHKYDLKLVFAAFTCSLRIRWPWGKSFLEPDVTNSLRVHKEFYDTFTKIEGWGLSDEFQTQYPELLVGMDIGTLNYSIFDPMPAS, translated from the coding sequence ATGCAGGCCTCAAAGCCAAAGTCTGTCGGCTCCATCGACAAGAAGCGAGCTCGTGATCGACGCGCCCAACAGAAGCTCCGCGCAGACCGGTTAAATCACACCCACTCGCTCGAAGCGGAAATCGTCCTACTAGAGCAACAATGTAAAGCGTACGAAAAAGAGATACAGGAGCTCCGAACTGAAAATGAAGCTCTACAGTCAGCCCAACAGCGCATCCGAgaagtagtatgtacatctGAGCTAGACAACAATGAAACACTGGCGAACTGCGATGGCCGGCCACCGAAATCCGCGAAGGTCCGCTCCGCTATACCACACGTGTGCTTGCACCATACTGCTCAGTATCCAACAGTTTCAGGACATCCGTCGGGTTTCTTTGGATATCCCCAAAATGAATCGGCACCCCCTATTGGATCCAAGGTCCAGTCGTCCAATGGGACACCGCTCTCACCTGCCAAGTTCACCGGGTTGAATCCTGTTTGCGACTTAGATTTGTCTCTTTGGAGTAGGCTCCCTCTCAATTTTGCTCAGGAACCGCATATTTCCGAGAACCTCTACTCTTGCTTTAACCGGCCGGATCTCGTGCAGGCATCACCCGACGAACCTTCGCCGGTAGAACTCCTATACGGGTCAAGCCAAAACTTTTTAGCCGATAGAATACACAAGGCGACAAGATTTTGGCCCATCTGTGATCCTGAACGCCTAGCAAGTGGCCTTCTGACTTACAACATGATAAAATGGCTAACACGGCCTTCCCAAGAATCTTTCGGCCGTCTGCTTGGATTTCAAAGGCCAATAAACGACCAGCTACAGCGCCCACATCCGCGTTGCATCGACTTTGTTATGTGGCCAGTTCTCCGTGCGAACCTAGTCAAGACTTTCCACAAATACGACCTCAAATTAGTGTTCGCCGCGTTTACATGCAGTCTCAGAATCCGGTGGCCCTGGGGCAAATCTTTCTTGGAGCCTGACGTGACGAATTCATTGCGAGTACATAAAGAATTCTATGATACCTTCACCAAAATTGAGGGATGGGGTCTATCCGATGAGTTTCAAACCCAATACCCGGAGCTGTTGGTCGGTATGGATATTGGAACTCTCAATTATTCCATCTTTGACCCAATGCCTGCTTCTTGA
- a CDS encoding cytochrome P450 (cytochrome P450 CYP3/CYP5/CYP6/CYP9 subfamilies) — MPFNILLWPVIAFFLYSLLTAIWYIYFHPLRRIPGPKSWIIFPIMRHASAIRGRFDIDMRQHHAVYGPVVRFGRDEVSFITAEAWKDIYGHGHQQLPKVLSSASNMLDIISSNDTDHSRYRKALSHAFSAKGLQAQEPLLNSYVDKLIERLKGIAESNLPADMVKWYNLTTFDIIGDLAFGEPFGGLDNSEYHHWVSTIFESIKAIPFLKLKDAYPLAFKAILGLIPKGIMEARKRQLEHSRITVQKRLQTSSSYNRGDFMDSMLRNRGEKDSLNDSELEANSNILIIAGSETTATLLSGATYWILRNPEALAKLTDEVRSVMKSEPEITAQKASAELPYMLACFDEAFRLYPPVPTGLQRRTLVPTRISGCDIPAGTKVSVHQSAAYWSSTNFHAPDRFIPERWLPEAKSDPSSPFYSDNRGVVQPFSTGPRNCIGRNLAYAEMRVILARVLWNFDLELCEESTQWSDQKAYTLWEKPPLMCRLKLRESFRG; from the exons ATGCCATTCAACATACTATTGTGGCCGGTGATTGCCTTTTTCCTCTATTCCTTGTTAACTGCCATATGGTACATCTACTTTCACCCCCTAAGACGAATCCCAGGACCAAAGTCATGGATTATTTTCCCCATTATGCGACATGCTTCCGCTATCCGAGGGAGGTTTGACATCGATATGCGTCAGCACCATGCTGTGTACGGTCCCGTTGTTAGATTTGGTCGTGATGAAGTGTCCTTCATAACAGCGGAGGCATGGAAAGACATATACGGGCATGGCCATCAGCAGCTCCCAAAAGTTTTGAGTTCAGCCAGCAATATGCTGGACATAATTTCATCGAACGACACCGATCATAGTCGCTATCGCAAGGCTCTATCACATGCATTTTCTGCCAAAGGACTTCAGGCCCAAGAGCCTCTTCTTAACAGTTACGTGGATAAGCTGATAGAGAGACTCAAAGGGATTGCCGAGTCGAACCTACCAGCTGACATGGTCAAATGGTATAACCTTACAAcgtttgatatcattggtgACCTGGCCTTTGGTGAGCCCTTTGGTGGGTTAGATAACTCGGAGTATCACCATTGGGTATCCACCATTTTCGAGTCAATCAAGGCAATTCCCTTCTTAAAGTTGAAGGACGCATATCCCTTGGCATTCAAGGCTATTCTCGGCCTTATACCTAAAGGCATAATGGAGGCACGCAAAAGGCAATTAGAGCACTCAAGAATCACGGTTCAGAAGCGACTCcaaacttcctcttcctaCAACCGCGGTGATTTTATGGACTCGATGTTGCGCAACCGCGGCGAAAAGGATAGCCTAAATGACTCGGAGCTCGAGGCCAATTCCAACATCCTGATTATTGCAGGCAGTGAAACTACCGCAACTCTACTATCAGGAGCGACATATTGGATATTACGCAACCCTGAAGCTTTAGCCAAGCTAACGGACGAAGTGCGCTCTGTGATGAAGAGCGAACCCGAGATAACCGCTCAAAAAGCCAGTGCGGAGCTGCCATACATGCTGGCTTGTTTCGATGAAGCATTCCGACTATACCCACCCGTGCCAACAGGTCTACAGCGGAGGACCTTAGTACCCACCCGTATTTCCGGATGTGATATCCCTGCCGGG ACCAAGGTTTCTGTTCACCAGTCCGCAGCGTACTGGTCATCAACCAATTTCCATGCTCCAGACCGCTTCATTCCCGAGCGATGGCTACCAGAAGCTAAGAGTGATCCAAGTTCTCCATTCTACTCGGATAATCGGGGAGTTGTGCAGCCGTTTTCTACAGGACCACGCAATTGTATCGGAAGAAACCTCGCCTATGCAGAGATGCGCGTGATACTCGCACGTGTGCTTTGGAACTTTGACTTAGAATTGTGCGAGGAAAGTACACAATGGTCTGACCAGAAGGCGTACACCTTGTGGGAGAAGCCTCCATTGATGTGCAGGCTGAAATTGCGAGAGAGCTTTAGGGGCTAG
- a CDS encoding F-box protein (predicted protein), producing the protein MTGISPVADPLAILPPEIVLRILEFTPISALASLTAVSKAWHEFIDVTHQEAIYTSESKTVQPPGGARDFSFLSDNTSFTKLFEGTTSWKDLCKRQTLLARNWAESQPVCRESVVQIGNDPVWRFRPDFKRRFFVSTSHAGGLNVTDMDTGQLLWRLPSTLDSDEDAVRPYAHLEYQDGMAVFDREGDAVEVWQADLEGAARGEFRRIAVLNHDCQTRGFQLSYWTLCVVSSQGRGFVYDMTQRPPKLTTRVEIEHGAIGHLDQSKDAVIYSMGPGGYHAYDKTTGAFLGALQPSHCTDKYHICPPAVSSISASAALAGAMRHFPPNRTFPLGAPRKDSLTPLKIAKGPLPPPSDPGHVRHGEDEWGAGMLHGNIFVGFSRAGRVFVCSNWRKALQGPDSLAAHSSLIECESDGSGFDLGGWLSVRNHRLMFEIEDRIYVVALDDDNRIQDIDCTARASYSLLTSSAPQLAVPVSFMALYDDAIMTTYTPLPGDAAPQEQEAHTRLFPTKAIRVVSLAPDLSNHKSSSADTAQGTTAMDSSSPEAWRSPAQTGLLQLVSMLGNELDDFDDELEIMETEDDDEGWEDADETESEDHEQEHTAARAHESA; encoded by the exons ATGACCGGCATTTCACCCGTAGCGGACCCTCTCGCCATCCTGCCTCCTGAGATCGTTCTGCGCATTTTAGAGTTCACCCCTATCTCCGCTCTCGCATCCCTTACCGCAGTCTCCAAGGCCTGGCACGAATTTATCGACGTCACACATCAAGAAGCAATCTACACCTCCGAATCCAAAACCGTCCAACCGCCTGGAGGGGCCcgtgatttctcttttctttccgaCAATACCAGCTTCACGAAGCTGTTCGAAGGCACCACATCATGGAAAGACCTTTGTAAGCGCCAGACACTGCTCGCCCGTAACTGGGCCGAGTCCCAACCAGTTTGCCGGGAGTCGGTGGTGCAAATCGGCAACGACCCTGTCTGGCGATTTCGCCCGGACTTCAAGCGTCGGTTCTTCGTTTCCACTTCCCATGCCGGAGGGTTAAATGTCACTGATATGGACACGGGCCAGCTTCTGTGGCGTCTTCCTTCCACGTTAGATAGTGACGAGGACGCAGTTCGTCCATACGCGCATCTGGAGTATCAAGACGGAATGGCTGTCTTTGATCGCGAAGGAGATGCGGTCGAGGTCTGGCAGGCGGATTTGGAAGGCGCAGCACGTGGAGAGTTCCGGCGTATTGCGGTCTTGAATCACGATTGTCAGACAAGAGGCTTTCAGTTGTCTTACTGGACACTCTGTGTGGTGTCTAGCCAGGGACGGGGTTTTGTGTACGATATGACACAAAGACCCCCCAAGTTGACCACGCGTGTTGAGATCGAGCATGGCGCCATCGGCCATTTAGACCAAAGCAAGGATGCCGTGATTTACTCCATGGGGCCCGGAGGCTATCATGCCTATGATAAAACAACTGGCGCGTTTTTGGGCGCGTTGCAGCCGTCACATTGTACGGACAAGTATCATATTTGTCCACCGGCTGTTAGTTCTATCTCGGCGAGCGCGGCATTGGCGGGAGCCATGCGACACTTTCCGCCAAATCGGACATTCCCTCTTGGGGCACCTCGCAAAGATAGCCTGACGCCGCTCAAGATTGCCAAAGGCCCGCTCCCACCACCCAGTGACCCTGGGCATGTTAGACATGGTGAGGACGAGTGGGGAGCTGGCATGTTGCACGGCAACATTTTCGTCGGCTTCTCGCGCGCTGGCCGTGTCTTCGTTTGCTCCAACTGGCGCAAAGCTCTGCAAGGCCCAGATAGTCTCGCGGCTCACAGTTCCCTGATTGAATGCGAGTCGGATGGGTCGGGATTCGACCTGGGTGGCTGGTTATCTGTGCGCAACCACCGCCTGATGTTCGAGATCGAAGACCGGATTTATGTCGTAGCGCTTGACGATGATAATAGAATTCAAGACATCGATTGTACCGCTCGCGCATCATATTCGCTCCTCACTAGCTCCGCACCGCAGCTTGCTGTGCCGGTTAGTTTCATGGCGCTGTATGATGATGCGATAATGACCACCTACACT CCCCTTCCAGGTGATGCGGCTCCACAAGAACAGGAAGCTCACACCCGTCTCTTCCCAACCAAAGCCATCCGCGTTGTCAGCTTAGCCCCGGACCTTTCTAACCACAAGTCTTCATCAGCCGATACAGCCCAAGGCACAACGGCTATGGACTCTTCGTCACCAGAGGCCTGGCGCTCGCCAGCACAAACTGGGCTGTTGCAGTTAGTTAGTATGCTGGGTAACGAGCTTGATGACTTCGATGATGAGCTGGAGATAAtggaaacagaagatgacgatgaggggtgggaggatgcggatgagACTGAGAGTGAGGACCATGAGCAGGAGCATACGGCTGCACGTGCACATGAATCAGCCTAG